One genomic region from Pseudorca crassidens isolate mPseCra1 chromosome 11, mPseCra1.hap1, whole genome shotgun sequence encodes:
- the PACSIN2 gene encoding protein kinase C and casein kinase substrate in neurons protein 2 isoform X1, whose amino-acid sequence MSVTYDDSVGVEVSSDSFWEVGNYKRTVKRIEDGHRLCSDLMNCLHERARIEKAYAQQLTEWARRWRQLVDKGPQYGTVEKAWVAVMSEAEKVSELHLEVKASLMNEDFEKIKNWQKEAFHKQMMGGFKETKEAEDGFRKAQKPWAKKLKEVEAAKKAYHAACKEEKLAISRETNSKADPSLNPEQLKKLQDKAEKCKQDVLKTKEKYEKSLKELGQGTPQYMEGMEQVFEQCQQFEEKRLRFFREVLLEVQKHLDLSNVASYKNIYRDLEQSIKVADAVEDLRWFRANHGPGMSMNWPQFEEWSADLNRTLSRREKKKTADGVTLTGINQTGDQALQNKPSSDFSVPSNSARSAQSLSSYNPFEDEDDTGSTVSEKEDIKAKNVSSYEKTQSYPTDWSDDESNNPFSSTDANGDSNPFDEDTPSGTEVRVRALYDYEGQEHDELSFKAGDELTKIEDEDEQGWCKGRLDNGQVGLYPANYVEAIQ is encoded by the exons ATGTCTGTCACTTATGATGATTCCGTTGGAGTCGAAGTGTCCAGCGACAGCTTCTGGGAG GTCGGGAACTACAAGCGGACCGTGAAGCGGATCGAGGATGGCCACCGCCTGTGCAGCGACCTCATGAACTGCCTGCACGAGCGGGCACGCATCGAGAAGGCGTATGCGCAGCAGCTCACCGAGTGGGCCCGGCGCTGGAGGCAGCTTGTGGACAAGG GGCCTCAGTACGGGACGGTGGAGAAGGCCTGGGTGGCCGTCATGTCCGAGGCAGAGAAGGTGAGCGAGCTGCACCTGGAGGTGAAGGCCTCGCTGATGAATGAGGACTTCGAGAAGATCAAGAACTGGCAGAAGGAGGCCTTTCACAAGCAAATGATGGGAGGTTTTAAGGAGACCAAAGAAGCCGAAGATGGCTTTCGGAAGGCACAGAAGCCCTGGGCCAAGAAGCTGAAAGAG GTGGAAGCAGCAAAGAAAGCCTACCACGCGGCGTGCAAAGAGGAGAAGCTGGCAATATCACGAGAGACCAACAGCAAAGCGGACCCGTCCCTCAACCCTGAACAGCTTAAGAAATTGCAAGACAAAGCAGAAAAATGCAAGCAAGATGTTCTTAAG ACCAAAGAGAAGTACGAGAAATCCCTGAAGGAGCTGGGCCAGGGCACACCGCAGTACATGGAGGGCATGGAGCAGGTGTTTGAGCAGTGCCAGCAGTTTGAGGAGAAGCGCCTGCGCTTCTTCCGGGAAGTTCTGCTGGAGGTTCAGAAGCACCTAGACCTGTCGAACGTGGCCAG CTACAAAAACATTTACCGAGACCTGGAGCAGAGCATCAAAGTTGCCGACGCGGTGGAGGACCTGAGGTGGTTCAGAGCCAACCACGGGCCAGGCATGTCCATGAACTGGCCACAGTTTGAG GAGTGGTCTGCAGACCTGAATCGAACTCTCAGccggagagagaagaagaagactGCTGATGGTGTGACCCTGACGGGCATCAACCAGACCGGGGACCAGGCTCTGCAGAACAAGCCCAGCAG CGACTTTAGTGTCCCGAGCAACAGCGCACGGTCAGCGCAGTCACTGTCCAGCTACAACCCCTTCGAGGACGAGGACGACACGGGGAGCACCGTCAGTGAGAAGGAGGACATTAAGGCCAAAAA TGTGAGCAGCTACGAGAAGACCCAGAGCTACCCCACGGACTGGTCAGACGATGAGTCTAACAACCCGTTCTCCTCCACGGACGCCAACGGGGACTCAAATCCATTTGACGAGGACACACCCTCGGGGACGGAAGTGCGGGTCCGGGCCCTTTACGACTACGAAGGGCAGGAGCACGATGAGCTGAGCTTCAAGGCTG
- the PACSIN2 gene encoding protein kinase C and casein kinase substrate in neurons protein 2 isoform X2, translated as MSVTYDDSVGVEVSSDSFWEVGNYKRTVKRIEDGHRLCSDLMNCLHERARIEKAYAQQLTEWARRWRQLVDKGPQYGTVEKAWVAVMSEAEKVSELHLEVKASLMNEDFEKIKNWQKEAFHKQMMGGFKETKEAEDGFRKAQKPWAKKLKEVEAAKKAYHAACKEEKLAISRETNSKADPSLNPEQLKKLQDKAEKCKQDVLKTKEKYEKSLKELGQGTPQYMEGMEQVFEQCQQFEEKRLRFFREVLLEVQKHLDLSNVASYKNIYRDLEQSIKVADAVEDLRWFRANHGPGMSMNWPQFEEWSADLNRTLSRREKKKTADGVTLTGINQTGDQALQNKPSSVSSYEKTQSYPTDWSDDESNNPFSSTDANGDSNPFDEDTPSGTEVRVRALYDYEGQEHDELSFKAGDELTKIEDEDEQGWCKGRLDNGQVGLYPANYVEAIQ; from the exons ATGTCTGTCACTTATGATGATTCCGTTGGAGTCGAAGTGTCCAGCGACAGCTTCTGGGAG GTCGGGAACTACAAGCGGACCGTGAAGCGGATCGAGGATGGCCACCGCCTGTGCAGCGACCTCATGAACTGCCTGCACGAGCGGGCACGCATCGAGAAGGCGTATGCGCAGCAGCTCACCGAGTGGGCCCGGCGCTGGAGGCAGCTTGTGGACAAGG GGCCTCAGTACGGGACGGTGGAGAAGGCCTGGGTGGCCGTCATGTCCGAGGCAGAGAAGGTGAGCGAGCTGCACCTGGAGGTGAAGGCCTCGCTGATGAATGAGGACTTCGAGAAGATCAAGAACTGGCAGAAGGAGGCCTTTCACAAGCAAATGATGGGAGGTTTTAAGGAGACCAAAGAAGCCGAAGATGGCTTTCGGAAGGCACAGAAGCCCTGGGCCAAGAAGCTGAAAGAG GTGGAAGCAGCAAAGAAAGCCTACCACGCGGCGTGCAAAGAGGAGAAGCTGGCAATATCACGAGAGACCAACAGCAAAGCGGACCCGTCCCTCAACCCTGAACAGCTTAAGAAATTGCAAGACAAAGCAGAAAAATGCAAGCAAGATGTTCTTAAG ACCAAAGAGAAGTACGAGAAATCCCTGAAGGAGCTGGGCCAGGGCACACCGCAGTACATGGAGGGCATGGAGCAGGTGTTTGAGCAGTGCCAGCAGTTTGAGGAGAAGCGCCTGCGCTTCTTCCGGGAAGTTCTGCTGGAGGTTCAGAAGCACCTAGACCTGTCGAACGTGGCCAG CTACAAAAACATTTACCGAGACCTGGAGCAGAGCATCAAAGTTGCCGACGCGGTGGAGGACCTGAGGTGGTTCAGAGCCAACCACGGGCCAGGCATGTCCATGAACTGGCCACAGTTTGAG GAGTGGTCTGCAGACCTGAATCGAACTCTCAGccggagagagaagaagaagactGCTGATGGTGTGACCCTGACGGGCATCAACCAGACCGGGGACCAGGCTCTGCAGAACAAGCCCAGCAG TGTGAGCAGCTACGAGAAGACCCAGAGCTACCCCACGGACTGGTCAGACGATGAGTCTAACAACCCGTTCTCCTCCACGGACGCCAACGGGGACTCAAATCCATTTGACGAGGACACACCCTCGGGGACGGAAGTGCGGGTCCGGGCCCTTTACGACTACGAAGGGCAGGAGCACGATGAGCTGAGCTTCAAGGCTG